ATGACTGGTAGTGTAAATGTAACAGATATTGCAGTTGCGGTTCACAGCGGATTAGTCAGCGCTACTTCTCCAGTATTTTTATTATCACTCGCTTTAATATTCTTTGGTTGGTTATACGCATCAGGTTTACCACCATTCCATACAATAAAATCTGGAATTTATTCAAAAGCAGAACCTCATGGTGCAGCATTGCTTCAGTCATTTACAGTAGTTTCAATGGTTTCCATAGTACTGATAATGTTTAGAATATATTCATCATTACCAATATTTGAAGTTCTCATAGTGTTCTTCTCTATCTTAGCTATGATATTGGGTGTCTCTCTTGCATTAACTCAAACAGACTTCAGAAGAATGATTGGATTTTTAGCTGTTGGTGAATTAGGATTTATTGGTTTAGGTATTGGGCTTGGAACCCAGTATGCAATTACCGCCGGACTTTTCCAAGCATTAAATGAAATCATTATTACTGCACTTCTATTCATAGGATTTGGTGCAATTGTAAACGCAACAAATGAAGTGGATACTCGTAAACTCGGAGGGCTTCTTGCAGAACATCCAAAAGTAAGTATAATGCTTTTAATTGCCGGTTTGGCGATGGCAGGTGTTCCTCCATTAAGCGGTTTCCAATCCAAATTAATGCTTGTTCAAGCTTCTTTAAGTTGTGGATTCCCGGAAATCTCTATTTTGGCAATTATGGTGAGTATAGCTACATTTGTAGTATTTGTAAAAACATATTACACAATGTTTTTAAAACCAAAACCAAGAGACTTAGAACTTGAAGGAAAAGAAGTTCCAAGAACAATGATATTTGCCATGGCAATATTATTAATCATTGTTGTATTATTAGGTGTTTACCCGGATGTAGTAACAAATGGAATTTCTAGCTTTGTAGGAGGGCTATTATGAAACTATATGATCAAATATTCGATGTTGTAAAACAATTTAGAAAATTGTTTTCACCAGGTCCTGTAACAAATGCAGATGTTTCAGGAAGTATTACTGCGGAAATATTTTTAATTGTTTCATTAGTGTTATCAGCGATATTATTAAGGCATGTTAATTTATTGCTTGCAGGTTTAGTGACATTAATATTGGCAGTTGTATTAATTGCAAATATTCCACTTATACCTAAGTTTAAAATTGAACAAGAGGATTCCTTGGAGAAAATGGTATTCTATGCGGTGATGACACTTGCAATCTTAGGCATATTCTTATACTGGGGTGGTAGTCTTGTCTAATACTACTATTCGTAATTTATTTGCAGCTGTATTGACAGCAGTATTCTCTGTTACTTTACTGGATGCAGTATTCCATTTAAGTAGCATGATCCAACCTGGTATCAGTAATGTTTATAACGCTTTAGGAACCCAGATTGCTCCAAATTTAGTTACTGTAGTAATTTTTGATTTTAGAGCATATGATACACTGGGTGAGTCAATTATATTATTAACTGCTGGATTAGTTGTTTTACTTATATTCGGTAGAGGATTATTGGGGGATAAACAATGAGTCAGGGCAGTATGATTTTAAAACTTATATCTTTGCCGATTTCCATTATTCTAATCTGTTTAGGTATAATGACTATTCTTGGAGGTCACATCACTCCTGGTGGAGGTTTCCAAGGTGGTGCAATGATAGCTAGTGGAATTATATTATCTATTCTTGTTTATGGTTTAGGTAATTCTCCATTAGAATTATCTCACGCTTATATTGAAGTATTGGAATCTGTAGGTGCATTAGGATTCGTAATTTTCGGGTTAATCGGTTTGTTTGTAGGAGGATTTTTCCTATACAATGTAGGTACTGATTTATTCAATATAGTTCCTGCTGCAATTCAAAACGTGTTCCATTATCCGGATGTTACAAATGCAGGTATCATTCCTTATCTTAATGTATTTGTAGGTTTAAAGGTATTTGTAGGATTATCCTCAATTGTAATTGCATTTGCAGGATTTAAGAAATTAGTTGAGGAGGGTGAATAATGTTATCTATTGGTCCAATAATAATGGGTTTGATATTAGGTTTAATTATAGGATCTCAAATTAAAACCGCAATGTCAGATGCAAATTTCACTCTCGGTTCATTTGTAGTAATTTTAATTGCAGGAATTATTGTAGCATGGCAATCAGGTAATTATCCATTTTACAATGACTTACCTATTTCCACTGCATTTCTATCTGCAATGATTGGAATTTTTGTAGGCAAACTACTATTTGCAAGGAGTAAATAAGGGGTTTTTATAATGTTTTTATCGACTAATACATGTGAAAATGGAGATTGTATTAAATCATGTCCTACAAAATCTATAAGATTAATTAACGGAAAACCATTCAGCTGTTTAACTTGCGGAATATGTTATAAAAACTGTCCTAATGGAGCTATATTCCAGAATAGCTATGGCGGATATGTTGTAGACAGAGCTAAATGTAACGGCTGTGGAATGTGTATGTACAACTGTCCAACAAACAATATTTCAATTGAAGACGGTATTGTTTATGGAATCTGCTCACGTTGTGGAGTTTGTGCAGAAGCATATCCTGAATGTCGTGTAGACGGCTTTGAAATGGAAAGAGACAAGCAGATTACTTTAATAAAATCAATGAACATATTAAATCCTCCATTGAAGGACGTTCCTCATAAATCAGAATATCTGGTAACTGAAGTATCAAGAAGTTACTTCGGAACAGACACTGATAAATGTATTTTATGCGGAAGATGTGAAGAATATTGTCCAACTGGAGCCATTCATGTCAGGATTGATAGGGATGAAGGAATTTGCCGTGAATGTAGATTATGTAGTGATGTCTGTCCTAACGAATCAATGAACAAGCATCAAATGGTAAACAAATCTACCTGTACACTTTGTCTGAATTGTATGAAGGCATGTCCTCATAATGCGATTTCCGTTGATGACTTTACTATTATTGTTAATAAAATTAATCAGAAAGCAACTGGAAAAATCATTTCCTGTCTCAATTGTGGATTATGTGCTGATTTATGCGAAAATGAATCACTTAAAAATGTTGATGGTAAATTAAGATATGATCCAACATCAGATACTGAAAACATTTCTCATGAGGTAGCTATTGCTTCATGTCCAGTTCATACATTAACTGAAGATGACGAAATGTTTATTTATGATGAGTATGAGGATGTGGAATTGCCTGCATTGTCCGGATTCTGTGTAAGCTGCGGTAAATGTGTACAGGTTTGTGATGATGCGCATGCACGTCAATATATGACTCATACATGGGATGGAAATGTTTCAGATGATTGCATATCCTGTGGAATATGTGTAGAAGTATGTCAGGAAGATGCAATTACATTGCACAGGGGCACAATATCTGTAAAATTGGATAAATGTATTTTATGTGAAAATTGTGCTGTTCACTGTCCGGTTGATGCAATTCCAAAATCTACAATGTATAAAAATGAAATTGTTGGTGGATTCAACTTCATTGAACAAAAATTATGTATGCATTGTGGAGTATGTCACGGAATTTGTTCTTATGATGCAATCGATGAAATTGATGGTAATTATGTAGTTAATGAAGAAAAATGTACATACTGTGGAGCCTGTAAGAATGCATGCCCTGCAAAAGCATTTTTATTCGAAAGAAATTTTAAAGATTCAATAGAGGGTATTTAAATGAGCAGTATACTAAGAATAGCTTTAGAAGGAGCATTTACTAACTTTAAAAGAATCTTTTTTGCAGCTGATAGAGTTACAGACATGGAAATGAGAAGGCAAATATCAACACTTTCTGTCGAAGTCGATGACAGGGTTGATGAAAAAGCCTGCATTGGATGTGCGGGATGCGCCAATGTCTGTCCAACAGGTGCAGTTGAGATGAAAAAATTAGCAAGTCCTGTAAAAATAACAGATGGCTGGGTTAAAACTGAAGTACCTGAAATTAATCTTGAAAAATGTGTTGTATGTTACTATTGTCATGATTTCTGCCCTGTATTTTCACTGTATGGTGAAAAAGGAACAATTCATCCAAGCTGTGTCGGGGATCAGGAAGTTGACATTAGCGAGGCTATTGAAAAACCATTTAAAATATCTGATGATAAACTCAAATTTATTGCACAATATTTATCTGATCAAACAGTATTGAAAAATAGAGAGGATGGTGATTAGATGGGTCTTAAATCATTTTCAAGGGCAAGGGCAATACATGTCATGTTAGTTTATACTGGCGGATGTAATGGATGCGATATTGAAATAGTTAACTCAATATTATCACCAAGATTTGATGCTGAACAATATAATGTGTTTTTAACATGGAATCCTCGTGAAGCTGACGTGTTGGTTGTCACAGGACCTGTAACTCATTTAAATAGAAAACCGTTAGAAGAGATTTATGAAGCTATTCCTAATCCTAAATTAGTTGTAGCTGCAGGAAGTTGTGCTTTAATGGGTGGAGTATACAAAAATTGTTATGGTGATATTCCATCAGAAGAAATTGAAGGACCAGTCGAAAATATCATACCAGTAGCTGCGAAAGTTCCTGGTTGTGCAGTAAGGCCACAAGATGTTTTAGCAGGGGTAGTTTCCTTGTTACCAACATTATTGGATGCGGATTAAAGAGGGGATTAAATGGATGAAAAAGTACCGAGAAGTAATATTATTGAAACTGAAATTCCAATGGGTACAGTTCACCCTGCTGCATTGGAACCATACAGGGTAAGATTTTTCGTTGAAGATGAAATAGTTCAGGAAGCAGAAATCACTATTGGTGTTAACCATAGGGGAATTGAAAGGATTATGGAAGGTCTTCCTGTTGAAAAAGCGAATGCTCTTACAGAAAAAATTTGTGGAATTTGTTCAAATGCACATGTATGGAATTCATGCAGAACCGCTGAAATGGGTTTAGGTATTGAAATTCCTGAAAGAGCTAAATATATTCGTGTCATAATGGGTGAACTTGAACGTTTACATTCACACTTCTTGTATCTGGCGCATGGTTGTGAAGTATTGTCCCATGAAACTTTCTCAATGAGAGTATTCTATTTAAGAGAAATCGTAATGGAATTGCTTGCAATGATTGGAGGTAACAGAGTTCAATACGGATGTTCTGTATTGGGTGGAGTAAGACCAAGATGTGATTTGGATGAAGCTAAGTTATTAAGACTCAAAAATGATATGGATGCACTTGAAGAAGGTCTTACAGGATTTGTTGACAGATTTTTGGCAGATTCAATCCTGCTTTCAAGGATTACCGGTATCGGTGTACTTCCTCAAAAACAGGCTATTGAACTGGCTGTAACCGGACCAACATTAAGAGCAACTGGTGTTGCAAGAGATTTAAGAACAACAATGTTCGAATATGATGATTTTGATTTTAATGTAATAACCCAACCTGACGGTGATGTAAAATCAAACTTAATTATGAGAGCATTGGAATCATTTGAATCAATTAAACTTATTCGCCAAGCAATTGCCAATATTCCTGAAGGTAAAGTAGTCAACAGGGATTGGGAAATGTTTGACACTGATATTATTGAAAGTTATATTGAAGTTCCAAGGGGAACTTTATATCATTCTTATGCATTGGAAAGCGGAAGAGTAAGGCACAGTATTATTAGAACTCCATCAATGGCAAATATTGGTGCGATGCAGTATGCCTGTATTGGAGATCAAATTACTGATGCTCAATTGTGTATTGTACAATGTGACCCTTGTTTTACATGTACTGACAGAGCAATAGAAATTATTAGGAGGTAGAAAATGTTTGAAAATACAATTATTGATTCAGTTATTGCAGTACTTGCAACTGTACTTGTATGTTTTGTAATTTCAACATTGCTTCCCGGAATTGAACGTAAATATATTCATGCAAGAATTCAACAGAGAATCGGACCTGCGGTAATTGCTCCGGGGATAATGGCACCAATCAAATTCATGTTTAAAAAAAATGTTGATGTTTCATCCCCTGTTCCAGGATTATACAAATCCTTGCCAATCATATGTTTCATTGTTGTATTGTGTATCTTAATTGCTTTAACTCCTCAAGCTTACAGAATACCTTCTCTTGCAAGTTTAGTGGCTATTGTTGGATTTTTAAAAGTAGAAGAAATATGTTATGTGCTTATGGGTGCATTATCAAAATCTGTAATGTCTGTTAATATGCCATTTCCGGATCAAATTAAAGGAGCAGTTCACAATAATGCAAACAGATCATTTATAGAGGACATCAGTTCAAAAAGATCTCTTAGGATGATTACTTATGGTTCTTTCCCATTATATTTGGCATTATTTGCTCCGGTAACTGCTGCTAGAAGCATATTCTTACCAGATATTGTAGCATTTCAGCATGCACACGGCCCATTCCTATTCACTGTAGCTGGTGGAATTGCAGCAATCGTCTTTTTCATTGGTTATATGATTATTTTAAATGAATATCCATTTTCAATAATTAAAGCAAAATCAGATGTTATTGAAGGACCTTACATGGAATATGCGGCTAAATATAGATCTGTTGTGTATTTAACCAGAGGATTTTTCATGTTTGTACTTGGTGTAGTATTTTCAGTATTGTTTATTGGAATACCTCCAAATGTATTTTCATGGGGAATTTTAGTTAATATAGCAGTAGCTTTAATATTTGTAGTTATGATGGGAATATTTTCAGCATTCAGTCCGGTATTTACAAACAGGCAGTTATTACCAACAATACTTGGTACAACATTGCTGGGAATTTTATCTATTGTACTTGGATTATTATGAGGTGATTTATTTGAAATTCGTTATGAGACCATATCATATAGTAAGTCTTGCAGGATACATTGTAGAATGGGATTTTCCTTACAGGAATCTTATAATTGTAAATAAAACCTCTGAACCAATAAAAATAGAAATTCCTGTGTTCCATGAAGAATGGATTGAAGAACATAGGCAATTGGGACTTGACGTAATTCCTGTATCAAAAGATGATAATTTTTTAAGCATGTGGAAAAGAGCACATGCAGAACTTGATAAAGTAAGGCCAAAAAATGAGTGATTGTACATTAACCATTAAAACTTTTGAAAAGAAAGGGGTTTTGGATGATATTACTGATGTTATCACTAGTCATGGTGCTAATATTAGTTATGTTCATCTTTTTGTCGAAAAAAATAATGTAGGTTCTATAAATTTGGAATTGGAGCATGTAGGAGATATTGAATCTTTACTGTCTGATTTGGAAAATATTCATGAAGTAAGGTCTGTTGAATTACATGGCTCTCAATTGGACATTTATGGTAAACGTATAATTATTGTTGGTGGCGGAGCACAGGTATCTCAAGTTGCTATGGGCGCAATAACCGAGGCAGACAGGCATAATATACGTGGAGAACGTATAAGTGTCGATACTATTCCATTGGTAGGTGAAAAAAATATATCTGAAGCTGTTGAAGCCATTTCCAGATTGCCTCGTGTAAGCGCTTTAGTTTTGGCAGGTTCACTTATGGGTGGAGATATTACCAAAGCAGTTAAAAAGGTTAAAAAACAAAGTAATTTAATAGTTATATCTCTAAATATGCCTGGAAGTGTTACTGAACATGCTGATTTAATAATTACTGATCCTATTCAGGCGGGGGTCCTGGCTGTTATGGCCGTTGCAGATACTGCTGTTTTCAATATTGAAAGGCTTGGAGATAATATTAAATTTTAAATTCATGTTTATGGACATATAGGGGAGTTAATTTTTAACTCCTTTAAAAGTGAATAAGGATTAATCATCCTTATTTACTTGATTAATCTTTTTTTTTTAAGCATCATTCATGCAAACTTCATGATATTCGCATTTTTCACATTTTCTAGGATTTTTTTTAACATTTGGGAGTTTTTTGTTGTCTGTGATTTCTTTAACTTCCCGCATAATGTCAAATAATCCTTTTCTAAGATTGACGTCCATTACTACGGGTCGTCTTTCTCCAATTTTTTCATAGTCTACAAAACCAACATATACATCTGTTTCAAATTCTTCCTCAAGAAGTATTGCACAGGAAACAAGTTCTACAGCATCCTGGTCCCAAACACCTTTTACGGGAGGATTTGAGTTTTTTATGATTACAGGATAATATTTTCCATCAATAATCTCGATTTTATCGCACATTCCGATTAATTCTAATTGAGGGTCTTTTAGAAGGTAGGAATACATTGAGTTTGGAAAAAACATGTCAATTATTTCAAATGCATGTTTGTCAAAAATCATCATGCTTTGTTTTATTTTCAGCGCTGTAATCTTGATGTTGAAATAAGTATCGTCAATTATTTCATTAATTTGGGCTGTTTCAAGTTTTAAATCCATTGATTTAATTGAATCTGCAGTGTTTCTAATGTATGAATCGATATTTTCTGATAAAAGGCGTTCGATTTCAACAAGACACATGTCTTTTTTTATTTTCCTCATATTTTTCTGAATTAAATCATGAACATCAATTTTAAGCTTTTTTATTTCTATTGCAAGCTGATAATCCTTATTTTCACAGGTATCTACATGATTTTTGATATAAAGTTTCATTGGACAGTACATGTGTGTTTTTATGGAAGATATTGTCATCATAATATAACCTCTTAAATTGTGTAATATTACATAGAACTTTCTAATATAAAAAATAAGAAGTTATAAATGAATTAAATTAGTTTAATTAAAATAAAAAAAGTAAATAGCTAATAATTTAGCTATTTGAAGTCAATTTTATACGTTATAGTAGTCTTTATTGATTGCAGGCAATTTTGCAAAAATAAATGGAACTACTATTAATACTACAGTAAGTATTGCCATGATGATAATACTTATGCTATCAGCAGTAATTGCTGTTGAGTAAACTCCTTGAGCCCAAAGACCGAAGATACAAATAGGTAGAATGTATTTGATAACAGCTTTCCAGGTTTTTCCCACTTTGATTGATGAGTTACTGTTCAATGTATCAATCAAGTCGTCAAATTTGTAAACCCAACCAAAGATTATACATTCGAGAAGTATTGCGAATAACAATGCGAAATTGTTTAAGTATGCGTCAAATACTCCGAGGATTGTACTTCCAGCACCGGTTGCAAAGATACATGAAATTAAAAATCCCACGATACAAACAACTGTTGCAGTCTTTTTACGTTCAATAAGGAATTTTTCTGAAATTGAATAACATACTCCCTCAAGAAGTGCAATGACTGATGTGATTCCTGCAAAGAGAATACACAAGAAGAATAATGGTCCGATAATATATGCAACGCCTCCCATTGTATTGAATACTTGTGGGAAAACAACGAATGCGAGACCTGTTCCTTCGGTTACAAGTTCATTGAATGGAATTCCTGTGGATAATGTCATGAATCCTAAAATTGAGAATATTCCAATTGAGTTAAACACTTCAAAACCGGAATTTGAAAATGCAACGATGACTGCATTGTCAACTAGTTTTGAACCTTCAGGCAAGTAACTTGCATAAGTCATTGCAATTGCCATACCTAAACTTAAGGAAAATACGATTTGTCCAAATGCCGCTAACCATACATTCAAATTAGTTAATGCGGACCAATCTGGAGTGAAAATCTGCGTATATCCAATTGAAGCACCTGGTAAAGTTAATGAGAATGCAACAATAATTACAACTATTATACAAAGTAACGGGAGTAAAATTTTACTGACATTACCGATACCGTCATTCAAGTCTCTTTTGATAATGAACCATGCCATGAACCAAATGACAAATACTGATACGAGAACATTCGGTACGATAGTAAATATTCCGGACATTGAATCTGTTGCATGTAAAACGTTATTTGCAAAGTATAAATCCGGATTTGCTCCCCATGCTTTTGTTAAACTCAATATAATATAAATGAAGTCCCATCCCACTACGCAGACGTAATAGGTTGTAATTAGAAATACGATTAATAATATGAACCATGCTACTGGTTCCAGTTTTTTACTTACTGAAAACAATATTCTTGCCAATGATTTCTTGAACTTGAATCCCACTGCATATTCCACTAAAACAAATGAAATTCCAAGCAGGAATAAAGAAACAATATATGGAATCATGAATGATCCTCCACCGTTGGAGTATAAAACGTTAGGGAAACGCCAGATGTTTCCAAGACCAACAGCAGAACCAATCATTGCCATCATGAATGCAAGATTACTGTTCCATTCTGATTTTTTTGTCTCTGTCATATTATCACATTTAATTGAATATTATTATTTTAGGCGTTTGAAGTTTATATATTATTTGTTTAATTTTGATTAACTCGTGTTATTTTTTCCTAAAAATCCTTGAATAAAATAGATATTTCTTATTTTTTTAAATGAATAATATTCGTTTTATAAAAATAGTGAAAAGTTAATAATATCTGATATGGTTTTTAAAGGTTTGTTTAAAAAATAAGACATGAGAGTGTTAACTCTCATTTAGTTTTAAGCTGGACTTTCCTTAAGCTTTAAGTATTCATCAATTGCTTCACGGGTAGTTCCGACGACAATGCGGTAATGTGAAAACTCGCCATTTACAATGACCTTTTCAACTTTGCCTTTTGCAACCACGTGCTCTCCGTCAACAACCTCTCCGGCATAGGTGTGTGTAAATGAAACAACCTCGTCTAAAGGAACATTCACGCCGTCAATGATTTCAACGTTTTCAATGGTGTATAGGGAAGGATTGTCGAAGGCTCCAAGGGCACTTACGATGTCACATTCGATTTGAGCTATTCCCTGAGGTTCGTAAACTGTATCTCCCCAGGTTCCTTCAATTTCATCATAATCCTTAGTGGCTAAGATATCAAATAAAGTTCCGTTGATTGTTCCTCTGTTTGCTTTTCTGTTTTCATACCATCTGAATTCTTCTTTGGTCAGGCTTTCATCAAACATTCTTTTGTCATATACAAAATCCCAGTAGTCATTGGTAATTCCTTCAACGGTAATGTGTTTGTCAACTTCTGGGATGTAGACTTCTTTTCCGCGATGTTCTTTAAAAGCGGCAATTGCTCTTCTGTGGTTGTCAAGACCATATACAACAAAGTCCAAATCAGATACATCACTTTTTTGAAGGCCAGGCAATATTGATCCTGAAATTCCTAAATGGTCATAAGGGATGTCCGCCATGAAATGGAAAAAGTCAGCAACGTCCATTAATTTGGCAATCAATTCTGGATTTTTGACTTCGCCGCCACTTTCAAAAGTCTTTTTAAGACCTAAAAGTCTTTCTTCTGGTTTAATTACTTTTTCAACTTTGTCCAAAGGAACACCCATCATTTCAACATTGGTCACATCGCTGAAATATAAATAATCTGGATGGTTTTCCCTTAAATAACTATATGCCTCTTCTGAACCTACTTTTCGATAGCGTTTACCGTCCTTTTCACGGTCACCATCAGGGTCAGGAACATATCTTAAAAATGAAATTACTCTGTTTTCTGGATGAATGTAATTTGTTGATGCGAAATATAAATCGTCACTTGTGTAAATAAAATCTCTAGTTCTTACTTGCTTCATAATATTTGCCCCTTATTTTAATTTTGATTTTTTAGTTATTAAAATTTTCAATGATGAGCGCCATAGTTGGTAAA
This is a stretch of genomic DNA from Methanobrevibacter sp.. It encodes these proteins:
- a CDS encoding DNA polymerase subunit beta; the protein is MKQVRTRDFIYTSDDLYFASTNYIHPENRVISFLRYVPDPDGDREKDGKRYRKVGSEEAYSYLRENHPDYLYFSDVTNVEMMGVPLDKVEKVIKPEERLLGLKKTFESGGEVKNPELIAKLMDVADFFHFMADIPYDHLGISGSILPGLQKSDVSDLDFVVYGLDNHRRAIAAFKEHRGKEVYIPEVDKHITVEGITNDYWDFVYDKRMFDESLTKEEFRWYENRKANRGTINGTLFDILATKDYDEIEGTWGDTVYEPQGIAQIECDIVSALGAFDNPSLYTIENVEIIDGVNVPLDEVVSFTHTYAGEVVDGEHVVAKGKVEKVIVNGEFSHYRIVVGTTREAIDEYLKLKESPA